In Deltaproteobacteria bacterium, one DNA window encodes the following:
- a CDS encoding GAF domain-containing sensor histidine kinase, with translation MKRRIAQKPQSHKAYAEALAAMSRQFEQKVRELSAIRRIGDALAYPMEMGRVCTAVLDAVVEGLDAEGGVLILFEPSGQVPMAEVVPPAYPRGEANPFYPSGEMIDWVLREKRPLVIEDASQETRFPPSERPAGGSAMTLPLICRDVTIGVVNLGHCEANALRSEQIPAAHLMSSQAAIALENVKLVHELIAMNECLEEKVLERTRSLQVTNQKLMELQDQLVQAETMKVVGQFTAGIGHNLRTPLSVILSTADLIKLYGDGNNRVTGYAEKILQQGSRMAEIIENLMEKCYKTQRQELERLDINQILAKELSFMEGNLDFKHNVVRECDFDEDLPRIEGFYGDFSQTFVNLINNAVDAMYETESKRLKISTRHDEEYIYVAIQDNGCGIPEEEQKKIFDFSFSTKPAVRQDGRPPGMGIGLFNSKYLMSRYGAQIRVKSRPGETVFTVCIPIRREGVIGETDEIRPPGGGSRRWAEKRS, from the coding sequence TTGAAAAGGAGAATCGCTCAAAAGCCACAGAGTCATAAAGCCTATGCAGAGGCTCTGGCTGCCATGAGCCGGCAGTTCGAGCAGAAGGTCAGAGAACTCTCTGCCATCCGCCGTATCGGGGATGCCCTTGCCTATCCCATGGAGATGGGCAGAGTGTGCACAGCGGTTCTCGATGCAGTCGTGGAAGGGCTGGATGCAGAAGGGGGTGTACTGATCCTCTTTGAACCGTCCGGACAGGTTCCCATGGCCGAGGTTGTCCCCCCTGCTTATCCCCGAGGTGAGGCGAATCCTTTCTATCCCAGTGGGGAGATGATCGATTGGGTTCTCAGGGAAAAAAGGCCCCTTGTCATCGAGGACGCCTCTCAGGAGACCCGTTTTCCCCCATCAGAACGGCCGGCCGGCGGCTCGGCGATGACCCTCCCCCTCATCTGCAGAGACGTGACCATCGGCGTGGTAAATCTGGGCCACTGCGAGGCGAATGCTCTCCGTTCCGAACAGATTCCGGCGGCCCACCTGATGTCCTCCCAGGCTGCCATCGCTCTTGAAAACGTGAAGCTGGTCCATGAACTCATTGCGATGAACGAATGCCTTGAGGAGAAGGTCCTTGAGAGGACCAGAAGCCTCCAGGTGACCAACCAGAAACTCATGGAACTCCAGGACCAACTGGTTCAGGCGGAGACGATGAAGGTTGTCGGCCAGTTCACGGCCGGAATCGGCCATAACTTGAGAACTCCCCTTTCGGTCATCCTCTCCACCGCCGATCTCATCAAGCTCTATGGAGACGGAAACAACAGGGTTACAGGCTACGCGGAAAAGATACTACAGCAGGGCTCGAGGATGGCCGAGATCATCGAGAACCTGATGGAGAAGTGCTACAAGACGCAGAGACAGGAGCTCGAAAGACTCGACATCAATCAGATCCTGGCAAAGGAACTCAGCTTCATGGAGGGGAACCTCGATTTCAAACACAACGTGGTCAGGGAGTGCGACTTCGACGAGGATCTTCCACGGATCGAGGGGTTTTATGGGGATTTCAGCCAGACCTTTGTGAATCTCATAAACAACGCCGTTGATGCCATGTACGAGACCGAGTCCAAGCGGCTGAAGATCTCCACGAGACACGACGAGGAGTATATCTACGTGGCCATCCAGGACAACGGGTGCGGCATCCCGGAGGAGGAGCAGAAGAAGATCTTCGATTTCTCCTTTAGTACAAAACCGGCAGTGCGGCAAGACGGCAGGCCGCCGGGCATGGGTATAGGGCTTTTCAACAGCAAATACCTTATGAGCAGGTACGGGGCTCAAATCAGGGTGAAAAGCCGCCCGGGTGAGACGGTCTTCACGGTCTGTATACCCATCCGTAGAGAGGGTGTGATCGGCGAGACCGACGAGATCCGTCCGCCAGGGGGGGGATCGCGACGATGGGCAGAGAAAAGATCCTGA
- a CDS encoding HDOD domain-containing protein, with amino-acid sequence MDRTGAQRVVRRIEELPTLPAVIARILEVLEDEGSSSRDLERVVSFDQSISAKVLRIANSAYYGFPREITTIHRAIVLLGFQAVKGLALGCSIFETFFRQGGVSYFDRTAYWLHSIACSSCARLLGKRLEGLDPEGTSLAGLIHDIGMVLMDHVMHETYSRVLERVIRQGGRLAEVEREVWGFDHAEVGAWLGEQWKFPAPLVEAIRFHHGIPGGGRSWTRLPAAIHLADFCSNEAGLSVTGGHDSAELITDALAATGLGRDDLAELTAGIRSEREGIEAFFAALSA; translated from the coding sequence ATGGATCGGACCGGAGCCCAAAGGGTAGTACGGCGGATCGAAGAGCTCCCGACTCTCCCGGCCGTTATCGCCCGTATCCTGGAGGTGCTTGAGGACGAGGGTTCTTCTTCGAGAGACCTCGAGAGGGTCGTCTCGTTTGACCAGTCGATTTCGGCCAAGGTCTTGAGAATCGCCAACTCGGCCTATTACGGGTTTCCCCGGGAGATTACCACGATTCATCGGGCCATCGTACTTCTGGGGTTCCAGGCAGTGAAGGGGTTGGCCCTGGGGTGTTCCATCTTCGAGACATTCTTCCGCCAAGGTGGAGTCTCCTATTTCGATCGGACCGCATACTGGCTCCATTCGATCGCCTGTTCCAGCTGTGCCAGGCTCCTGGGAAAGAGACTCGAGGGGCTCGACCCTGAAGGGACGTCTCTGGCCGGATTGATCCATGATATCGGAATGGTTCTGATGGATCACGTCATGCACGAGACCTACAGCAGAGTCCTGGAAAGGGTCATCAGACAGGGGGGGCGCCTTGCCGAAGTGGAGAGGGAGGTCTGGGGATTTGATCATGCCGAGGTTGGGGCATGGCTTGGAGAACAGTGGAAATTCCCCGCGCCCCTTGTCGAAGCGATCCGTTTCCACCATGGGATTCCGGGTGGCGGAAGGAGTTGGACGAGACTCCCCGCTGCCATCCATCTGGCTGACTTCTGCTCTAACGAAGCAGGCTTGAGCGTGACGGGCGGGCACGACTCCGCGGAGCTAATCACCGACGCGTTGGCGGCAACTGGCCTGGGCCGAGACGACCTAGCCGAACTGACGGCGGGGATCCGGAGTGAGAGGGAGGGGATCGAGGCCTTTTTTGCGGCCCTGTCGGCATGA
- a CDS encoding PAS domain S-box protein has protein sequence MHDRVSRGIRGFLAERASMVLPLLRQLTLSVLEGPAKWPERLREAGNGASPAWPFEADGTRRILREGPCCCGSRVTGISEVERDLAEKNEYLRVVNEEVIKLTPSLEATNAELEKTRDHLDSLIQNSAGMIVSTGRRRTITLFNRRAEEVLGYRSGQVVGRPAR, from the coding sequence ATGCACGATAGGGTGTCGAGAGGAATTCGGGGTTTCCTGGCCGAGCGGGCATCCATGGTGTTGCCCCTTCTGAGGCAGCTCACCCTCTCGGTTCTCGAAGGGCCCGCGAAGTGGCCTGAGAGGCTTCGGGAAGCGGGGAACGGGGCGAGTCCCGCGTGGCCTTTCGAGGCAGACGGAACCCGTAGGATACTCAGAGAGGGACCCTGCTGCTGCGGATCAAGGGTAACAGGGATTTCCGAGGTTGAGAGGGATCTCGCCGAAAAGAACGAGTATCTCCGAGTCGTGAATGAAGAGGTCATCAAGCTCACGCCGAGTCTGGAAGCCACAAATGCCGAGCTCGAGAAGACCCGGGACCATCTGGACAGCCTGATCCAGAACTCTGCGGGCATGATCGTTTCCACCGGTCGCAGGCGGACCATTACCCTGTTCAACAGGAGGGCCGAAGAGGTTCTCGGTTACAGATCCGGACAGGTCGTCGGCAGGCCGGCTCGATAG
- a CDS encoding response regulator produces the protein MGREKILIVDDDDGVREMLAEFFGVLGYPSIVACNGREALGLLETQEVALVISDIKMPVMDGIEMLKRIKEAHADLDVILITGYESDYSRRSVREAGASDYLCKPFNIDVIEKKVKSLMDKRSARRGDAR, from the coding sequence ATGGGCAGAGAAAAGATCCTGATTGTAGATGACGACGACGGTGTCAGGGAGATGCTTGCCGAGTTCTTCGGTGTCTTGGGCTATCCCTCGATTGTGGCCTGCAACGGCAGGGAGGCCCTCGGCCTTTTGGAGACCCAGGAAGTGGCACTGGTGATTTCCGATATCAAGATGCCGGTCATGGATGGGATCGAGATGTTGAAACGAATCAAGGAGGCCCATGCCGATCTCGACGTGATTCTAATCACAGGGTACGAGTCCGACTATTCACGCCGTTCGGTGAGGGAGGCCGGTGCATCGGACTACCTCTGTAAACCGTTCAATATCGACGTGATAGAGAAGAAGGTGAAAAGCCTTATGGACAAGCGGAGTGCAAGGAGGGGCGATGCACGATAG